A part of Desulfobacter sp. genomic DNA contains:
- a CDS encoding site-2 protease family protein, with product MGLLSLLLKNPLAFILIAIPLLYAIIFHELAHGYVAYKMGDPTAKHQGRLSLNPLKHLDPLGTLMLFLVGFGWAKPVPVNFSYIQDYRKGMILVSSAGIIMNMILAFFALFLYSLLGLSQSGLPALVLLVFAKINIVLAAFNLIPIPPLDGSKILLGFSPPGLQAMLLRLERFGFLIVIGLLYFGVLDPVIDFLQRVILTMIKAVLP from the coding sequence ATGGGGCTTCTTAGTCTGCTGCTGAAAAATCCACTTGCATTTATTCTCATTGCCATACCCTTGTTGTATGCCATTATTTTCCATGAATTGGCCCATGGCTATGTGGCCTATAAAATGGGTGATCCAACAGCCAAACACCAAGGCCGCTTAAGCCTCAATCCGCTCAAGCACCTGGACCCTTTAGGAACCCTGATGCTATTTCTTGTGGGGTTTGGCTGGGCCAAACCGGTGCCCGTGAATTTCAGCTACATCCAGGATTATCGGAAAGGTATGATCCTGGTATCTTCTGCCGGAATCATCATGAATATGATCCTGGCCTTTTTTGCCCTTTTTCTATACAGCCTGCTTGGTTTATCGCAATCGGGCTTGCCTGCGCTGGTGCTCCTGGTTTTTGCAAAAATCAACATTGTCCTGGCTGCCTTTAACCTGATTCCGATTCCACCGCTGGACGGTTCAAAGATCCTTTTGGGGTTTTCTCCGCCGGGCCTTCAAGCGATGCTACTCCGCCTGGAGCGTTTCGGTTTTCTTATTGTAATCGGCCTGCTTTATTTTGGTGTCCTGGATCCGGTGATTGATTTTCTTCAGAGGGTTATACTCACTATGATCAAGGCGGTATTGCCCTGA
- a CDS encoding SDR family oxidoreductase, with the protein MIDLGFKDKVVLITGANHGIGAAAAKAFALQGAKVCISYYRAPSKYTKAELEKALKKNEGSEVLYEANQQKTPSYLLEEIKKNGGSAIAIEKDLSIVSNINELFDFCENGLGPVDILINNHTYYASDTFDDSSEAEEDFISADLISAENIDKHFDINVRAYALMMKEYAKKYMKRNAKQGRIINISTDGAHANEFEASYAASKHAIESYSRSAALGLGKYGITVNIASIGPVNTGFLSPNDEKFIAQKTPLKRVGRPEDIADALILLASQQANWITGQLIYIGGGWRMHQ; encoded by the coding sequence ATGATAGATTTAGGTTTTAAAGATAAAGTGGTTCTTATAACAGGAGCCAATCATGGTATTGGGGCTGCAGCAGCAAAGGCTTTTGCTCTTCAAGGGGCAAAAGTATGTATTTCATACTACAGAGCCCCTTCAAAATACACTAAGGCAGAATTAGAAAAAGCTTTAAAGAAAAATGAAGGGAGTGAGGTTTTATACGAAGCCAATCAGCAGAAAACACCTTCATATTTGTTAGAAGAAATTAAAAAAAACGGAGGGTCAGCAATAGCAATAGAAAAGGATTTGTCTATAGTTTCTAATATCAATGAATTGTTCGACTTTTGTGAGAATGGATTGGGACCAGTTGATATATTGATAAATAACCATACATACTACGCATCAGACACATTTGATGATAGCTCGGAAGCAGAGGAAGACTTTATTTCAGCAGATCTAATATCTGCTGAGAATATTGACAAACATTTCGATATAAATGTTAGAGCTTATGCATTAATGATGAAAGAATATGCGAAAAAATATATGAAACGAAATGCCAAACAAGGTCGAATAATAAATATTAGCACAGACGGAGCACATGCAAACGAGTTCGAAGCAAGCTATGCTGCAAGCAAACACGCTATTGAATCCTACAGCCGTTCTGCAGCTTTGGGGTTAGGCAAATACGGAATAACAGTGAATATTGCTTCAATTGGTCCTGTGAATACCGGCTTTTTGTCTCCAAATGATGAGAAATTTATAGCACAAAAAACGCCACTTAAACGTGTTGGGAGACCAGAAGACATTGCTGATGCATTAATTCTGTTAGCTTCTCAGCAGGCAAATTGGATTACAGGCCAACTAATTTATATCGGCGGTGGCTGGAGAATGCACCAATAA
- a CDS encoding ABC-F family ATP-binding cassette domain-containing protein, which yields MNFRNLSFRNASFSYDSQSEYLFNQINIEIPKGWCGVIGENGSGKTTFLKLAVGELSPTQGKIEFFNQVCYCPQTTDTIPSGFEDLLNSFTADAGRLISQLGIGYDWIQRWDTLSYGERKKAQVASALNQNPVCLAMDEPSNHLDIKSMQVVLEALKQFKGIGLIVSHNRDMLNRLCDRCLFIETGEIVLRKGKYDQMKQIRQKEKQSLQKSYHLQKQAVKQLRAEVIQRRSKADTADHVRSKKRISHKDHDAKVKIDLARVSGKDGAAGKLYNQLAGRLNQAENKLKSFRIEKEYEKGFWIKGCISSRDVICRINSGEIHVSDTKRISYDDIIIQPQDRVAMTGPNGAGKSIFQKFLLQQIKSRSDKYLYIPQELSSDLLLKTLEETRNRSREDLGNIMTIVRRLGSNPKRLLNTYAGSPGEIKKLMIASAVLDKKEILLLDEPENHLDLISIEALEDALIQYQGCLIFITHDMSLVSSLSNRAMRFKKEETSAGWHTRIEFN from the coding sequence TTGAATTTTAGAAATCTTAGTTTCAGGAATGCATCATTTTCATATGATTCTCAGTCTGAGTACCTGTTCAATCAAATTAATATTGAAATCCCAAAAGGGTGGTGTGGAGTCATCGGTGAAAATGGGTCTGGTAAAACCACGTTTTTGAAATTGGCTGTGGGAGAACTGTCTCCTACCCAGGGAAAAATCGAATTTTTTAATCAGGTTTGTTATTGCCCGCAAACTACAGATACCATCCCCTCGGGATTTGAAGATCTGCTAAATTCTTTTACTGCAGATGCCGGCCGGTTAATCAGTCAATTGGGAATCGGGTATGATTGGATTCAACGCTGGGACACCCTTTCATATGGTGAGCGTAAAAAAGCCCAGGTTGCATCCGCTCTCAACCAAAACCCGGTCTGCCTTGCCATGGATGAACCATCCAATCACTTAGATATTAAATCCATGCAGGTTGTTCTTGAGGCTTTAAAACAATTTAAAGGCATTGGACTCATTGTGAGCCACAACCGGGATATGCTTAATAGATTGTGCGATAGATGTCTTTTCATTGAAACCGGAGAAATAGTCCTTAGAAAAGGCAAATATGACCAAATGAAACAAATAAGGCAAAAAGAGAAGCAAAGCCTCCAAAAAAGTTATCATTTGCAAAAACAGGCCGTTAAGCAGCTAAGGGCTGAGGTTATACAGAGAAGATCCAAGGCAGACACAGCCGATCATGTCCGATCAAAAAAACGCATTTCTCACAAAGATCATGATGCGAAAGTGAAAATTGATTTAGCCCGGGTTTCAGGTAAGGATGGGGCCGCCGGAAAGCTTTACAATCAACTTGCCGGCAGATTAAACCAGGCAGAAAACAAGTTGAAATCATTTAGAATTGAAAAAGAGTATGAAAAAGGATTCTGGATTAAAGGGTGCATCTCCTCACGGGATGTAATTTGCAGGATTAATTCAGGAGAAATCCATGTCTCTGATACCAAAAGAATCTCATACGATGATATCATTATTCAGCCCCAAGACAGAGTCGCAATGACCGGCCCTAATGGAGCAGGAAAATCAATTTTTCAAAAATTTTTACTACAGCAGATTAAAAGCCGATCAGATAAATATTTATATATCCCCCAGGAGCTATCATCTGATTTGCTCTTGAAAACCTTGGAGGAAACGCGAAACAGGTCAAGAGAAGATTTAGGTAACATCATGACCATTGTCCGAAGGTTGGGATCAAATCCCAAACGATTATTAAATACCTATGCAGGTAGTCCAGGCGAAATAAAAAAGCTGATGATCGCTTCAGCGGTTCTTGATAAAAAGGAGATTCTCCTACTCGATGAACCGGAGAACCACCTCGATCTTATTTCTATTGAGGCCTTGGAAGATGCATTGATACAATATCAGGGATGTCTGATTTTCATCACCCATGACATGAGTCTCGTCTCATCCCTCTCAAACCGGGCCATGCGATTTAAAAAAGAAGAGACTTCGGCAGGTTGGCATACAAGAATCGAGTTTAATTGA
- a CDS encoding pyridoxamine 5'-phosphate oxidase family protein produces MPGTRTTFKPEEIQAFMPEEKIGIVASVNSEGLPHISLITSIRAAGPSQITLGEFCKGKSKENIQQNKKAGFLIMTMDKRMWRGKANWTHLKQDGPEFEAYNLMPMFRYNAYFGINTVHYLDLLETSAPEPLPLGRVIWATLLTRLVKGARALKEKQNPLNPFSKNLFNQMDALKFISWIPDDGFPVIVPVFQCQAADSGRIVFSSSVYKKELSAIPPGTTVAVFAMNMKMEDVLIRGKFSGLTRSRLITLGQVDIDWVYNSMPPCHGQIYPQIPVKPIVNF; encoded by the coding sequence ATGCCTGGAACACGCACGACTTTTAAACCAGAGGAAATTCAGGCTTTCATGCCGGAAGAAAAAATCGGAATTGTCGCATCTGTCAACTCAGAAGGGCTGCCGCATATTTCCCTGATCACATCCATCAGGGCAGCCGGACCTTCCCAAATCACCCTTGGTGAATTCTGCAAAGGGAAAAGCAAAGAGAATATTCAACAAAATAAAAAAGCCGGTTTTCTGATCATGACCATGGACAAACGGATGTGGCGAGGCAAGGCAAACTGGACACACCTAAAACAGGACGGCCCGGAATTTGAAGCGTACAACCTGATGCCCATGTTCCGATACAACGCATATTTCGGCATCAACACTGTCCATTACCTGGATCTGTTGGAAACGTCAGCGCCTGAACCCCTTCCCCTGGGGCGAGTCATATGGGCGACACTTCTGACCCGCCTCGTAAAAGGCGCCCGTGCCTTAAAAGAAAAACAAAATCCGCTTAACCCGTTTTCCAAAAACCTGTTCAACCAGATGGATGCGCTGAAATTTATCTCGTGGATACCAGATGACGGTTTCCCGGTAATTGTTCCGGTTTTCCAATGCCAGGCAGCCGACAGCGGAAGAATTGTATTTTCTTCATCCGTATACAAAAAAGAATTGTCTGCCATACCACCCGGAACCACAGTGGCTGTGTTTGCCATGAACATGAAGATGGAGGATGTATTGATCCGAGGAAAATTTTCCGGTTTGACAAGATCCCGGTTAATCACTCTCGGTCAGGTTGACATCGACTGGGTATACAACTCGATGCCGCCATGTCATGGCCAGATCTATCCTCAGATTCCAGTAAAACCGATCGTAAATTTTTAA
- a CDS encoding glycyl-radical enzyme activating protein: MDSEPQATILEIQRMSTEDGPGIRTSIFFKGCSLKCRWCHNPESISGRPELQWVDSGCIGCKTCEGICPEGALKWSETGLSINRSLCRGCGTCAAACPSGALEIFGKKWRVDDLVLEVLKDRVYFEKSGGGITVSGGEPTLQAEFVEIFLERIRKKGIHTAVDTCGMCRPESLARVLPHAGMILYDLKEINPERHRDLTSKTNDQIFKNLLDVAGFIRKHPDPPDLWIRTPVIPGMTDRDKNILGIGKFIAENLNDIVSRWELCAFNNLCRDKYLRLGKSWELDDARLIRKPAMEHLAALAKTSGVNPGIIAWSGSTCIEADASTKNQPTVC; encoded by the coding sequence ATGGATTCTGAACCGCAGGCAACCATCCTTGAAATCCAGCGGATGTCCACCGAAGACGGACCGGGAATACGAACTTCCATATTTTTTAAGGGATGTTCATTAAAATGCCGGTGGTGTCATAATCCTGAAAGCATTTCCGGCAGACCGGAACTTCAGTGGGTGGATTCCGGCTGCATCGGGTGCAAAACCTGTGAAGGGATTTGCCCTGAAGGTGCGCTCAAATGGTCTGAAACCGGCTTAAGCATCAACAGGTCTCTCTGCAGAGGGTGTGGAACCTGCGCAGCGGCCTGCCCGTCGGGCGCCCTTGAAATTTTTGGGAAAAAATGGCGTGTGGATGATCTGGTTTTAGAAGTGCTGAAAGACAGGGTGTACTTTGAAAAATCCGGGGGCGGCATAACGGTTTCTGGCGGAGAGCCGACCTTGCAGGCCGAATTTGTTGAAATATTCCTGGAACGCATCAGAAAAAAGGGAATTCACACGGCAGTGGATACCTGCGGAATGTGCCGGCCGGAATCACTTGCCCGGGTCCTGCCGCATGCCGGCATGATCCTTTACGACCTGAAAGAAATCAACCCTGAACGGCACCGGGACCTGACCTCGAAAACCAATGATCAAATCTTTAAGAACCTGCTTGATGTGGCCGGTTTTATCCGAAAACACCCCGATCCTCCGGATTTGTGGATACGGACCCCGGTGATCCCGGGAATGACCGACCGGGACAAAAACATTCTTGGTATAGGGAAATTCATTGCTGAAAATCTGAACGATATCGTGAGTCGCTGGGAACTGTGTGCATTTAACAATCTGTGCAGGGATAAATATCTTAGGCTGGGTAAATCCTGGGAACTGGATGACGCGCGGCTCATCAGAAAACCTGCCATGGAACATCTTGCGGCGCTGGCAAAAACATCCGGCGTTAATCCGGGAATTATTGCCTGGAGCGGTTCAACATGTATAGAAGCAGACGCTTCCACAAAAAATCAACCAACTGTCTGCTGA
- a CDS encoding FadR family transcriptional regulator has protein sequence MLTQFEPVKTDSLKEVCVKRFEEMILSGKLSPGQKLPPERELALQLGVSRPVIHKALLDIASKGLVSLKPRIGTIVNDYRKDGSLALLNSLVNYHHGRLESKLLESLLDMRVLFEIENARLAARNRTDAQALEIRQLVREERKTAIADTRRLAELDFEFHLLIAISTANMGYPLLLNSFKQVYTNLTGTFFSRPEEYPVVLGFHRELAASVEVRDEDRAARVMGRLLDHGRTVLTDIFSRKGDG, from the coding sequence ATGCTGACGCAGTTTGAACCTGTGAAAACCGATAGCCTGAAAGAGGTGTGTGTTAAGCGATTTGAAGAGATGATCCTTTCGGGCAAACTGTCTCCGGGGCAAAAACTCCCCCCTGAAAGGGAGCTTGCACTTCAACTTGGGGTCAGCCGACCTGTCATCCACAAAGCCCTTTTGGATATCGCGTCAAAAGGATTGGTTTCTCTAAAGCCCCGAATCGGAACAATTGTGAATGACTACCGGAAAGACGGTTCTCTTGCGTTGTTGAACTCCCTGGTAAACTATCATCATGGCAGACTGGAGTCCAAACTACTGGAAAGCCTTCTGGATATGAGAGTTTTGTTTGAAATAGAAAATGCCAGGCTGGCGGCCCGTAATCGAACCGATGCACAGGCCCTGGAAATCAGGCAATTGGTCCGGGAAGAGCGGAAAACAGCTATAGCTGACACCCGCCGGCTGGCCGAACTTGACTTTGAATTTCATCTTCTGATTGCAATTTCGACCGCCAACATGGGGTATCCGCTCCTGTTGAATTCTTTCAAACAGGTTTATACCAATCTTACGGGAACGTTTTTCAGCCGGCCGGAAGAATACCCTGTGGTCCTTGGGTTTCACAGGGAACTCGCAGCGTCAGTAGAGGTGCGGGATGAAGACAGGGCAGCCCGGGTGATGGGGCGTCTTCTGGATCACGGACGAACCGTGCTCACTGATATTTTTTCCCGCAAAGGAGACGGATGA
- a CDS encoding transporter substrate-binding domain-containing protein has product MCFTVPVKALKQRNCEKGEAWLFGHPFVKERFVCSFLTLILCIFLVVLPHPSTRAEDLTVLTEEWKPLSFVGENGKPTGLAVEIVRDIMKRLNLPGSIHIVPWARAYRTALVTPNVVIFSMTQTVEREQLFKMIGPIALGKTILYAKKGSGLTITSLEEAKQLTAIGVYSDTAAQQILTQAGFTNLQLVPSPDLNIRKLMKGRIDVFSGVNLTVGELLSKEGLSRDAVEGLYTIGENRLHIAMSKATPETIVDQWKTALEKMHNDGRFERIYHRWLPGEEAPPQVERIGWKE; this is encoded by the coding sequence ATGTGTTTTACCGTGCCCGTGAAGGCCTTGAAACAAAGGAATTGCGAAAAAGGTGAGGCTTGGTTATTCGGGCATCCTTTTGTAAAGGAGAGGTTCGTTTGCAGTTTTTTAACGCTTATTCTATGTATCTTCTTAGTTGTTTTGCCCCATCCATCAACTCGGGCCGAGGATTTGACGGTATTAACTGAAGAGTGGAAGCCCTTATCGTTTGTGGGAGAAAACGGAAAGCCGACGGGGCTCGCCGTAGAAATCGTACGGGATATTATGAAGCGTCTTAATCTGCCTGGAAGCATTCATATTGTTCCTTGGGCGCGTGCGTATCGAACGGCTTTGGTGACGCCAAATGTGGTTATCTTCTCTATGACACAGACAGTGGAGCGGGAACAATTATTTAAAATGATTGGCCCCATAGCCTTGGGCAAGACAATTTTATATGCAAAAAAAGGATCCGGCCTCACCATAACTAGTCTTGAGGAGGCCAAACAACTCACTGCCATAGGCGTATACAGCGATACGGCTGCTCAGCAAATCCTGACACAAGCCGGGTTCACCAATCTGCAACTTGTCCCGTCACCGGATTTGAACATTAGAAAGCTGATGAAGGGGCGTATTGATGTTTTTTCTGGGGTAAATTTGACCGTCGGCGAATTATTAAGTAAAGAAGGACTCTCCCGTGATGCGGTTGAGGGCCTCTATACCATTGGGGAAAATCGACTCCACATTGCCATGTCAAAAGCCACACCCGAAACAATCGTAGATCAATGGAAGACAGCGCTTGAGAAAATGCATAATGACGGTAGGTTTGAGCGCATTTACCATAGATGGCTGCCTGGTGAAGAAGCCCCCCCGCAGGTTGAACGGATAGGGTGGAAGGAGTAG
- a CDS encoding TonB-dependent receptor, protein MIMKGKMMKRYFIAILLIPLLGAPALHGRDLAPGDEFQLETIVVTAQKREEKAQDVPVGMDVFTGAQIEDAGLEKTNDLVRMSANVSMMDRSCEHIVVIRGISPFRGCTYSPAGFYVDDVSYPLHYMQNIDLFDLERAEILKGPQSTLYGRNSESGVINITTRQPDNEFTGKLLTEYAGHDTFRTGLSLKGPVKENQLYLGGAFQYKRSDGYLENLSTGDDRAADLNHLSGRFTLRWTPGDHWDIALTADAARADDHGAGGRILYGPQATGKDQIRSDEDAYLNQDWNGQTLRVKYFAPDFTLLSVTGVQDQSLEKVNDCDLWDNPLNRRINPMSLDQRHYSQELRISSNDSGPFEWLAGLFAFHEDAAFDYSYKILSAGMVYMNPVTDVETQGAAVFGQGSYTVFDRLRLTAGLRLDRHTSQGDLRDTAQGKAYGGDLSHTELLPKFSVDYDFSDHVMAYTSAAKGYMPGGFNWGNTGTRETFEYGPEYTWNYEMGIKSTWLDNRLMVNMSAFYIKMEDKQVSQLHPTLAVLTISNAAEAHSKGVELQVEARPCQGLDLFAGLGVNKAVYDDFTAVVKQGASLVEKDYSGNYLTYAPKYTYNLGIQYRSPSGLFGRADLLGTGPFYGDAANSARQDAYEILNLRLGYEWDNFEFTLWGKNILDREYETFVAPFLNSVIGIDGPARSIGATLTYSF, encoded by the coding sequence ATGATTATGAAAGGAAAAATGATGAAGCGGTATTTTATTGCCATCCTGCTGATCCCCTTACTGGGCGCCCCCGCCCTCCACGGCCGGGACCTGGCCCCCGGGGACGAATTTCAACTGGAAACCATTGTGGTCACGGCCCAGAAACGGGAAGAAAAGGCCCAGGATGTCCCCGTGGGCATGGATGTATTTACCGGCGCCCAGATTGAGGATGCCGGCCTCGAAAAAACCAACGACCTGGTGCGCATGAGCGCCAACGTCAGCATGATGGACAGGTCATGCGAGCACATCGTGGTCATCCGGGGCATCTCCCCCTTCAGGGGATGCACCTATTCCCCTGCCGGCTTTTACGTGGACGATGTCAGCTACCCCCTCCACTACATGCAGAACATCGATCTTTTCGACCTTGAGCGGGCGGAAATCCTCAAAGGGCCCCAGAGCACCCTCTACGGAAGGAACTCCGAATCCGGGGTCATCAACATCACCACCCGTCAGCCGGACAACGAATTCACGGGGAAGCTCCTGACGGAATACGCCGGCCACGACACCTTCAGGACAGGGCTGAGCCTCAAGGGGCCCGTGAAGGAAAACCAGCTCTACCTGGGCGGGGCCTTTCAGTACAAGCGGTCCGACGGCTACCTGGAAAACCTGTCCACGGGGGACGACAGGGCCGCGGACCTGAACCACCTGTCCGGCCGGTTCACCCTCAGGTGGACCCCGGGGGACCACTGGGACATCGCCCTGACGGCGGACGCGGCCAGGGCCGATGACCACGGCGCCGGCGGACGGATTCTATACGGCCCCCAGGCCACCGGAAAGGACCAGATCAGGAGCGATGAGGACGCCTACCTCAACCAGGACTGGAACGGCCAGACCCTGCGCGTCAAATATTTTGCCCCGGATTTCACCCTCCTCTCGGTCACCGGCGTCCAGGACCAGAGCCTGGAAAAGGTCAATGACTGCGACCTCTGGGATAATCCCCTGAACCGGCGGATCAACCCCATGTCCCTGGACCAGCGCCACTACAGCCAGGAACTGAGGATATCATCCAATGACAGCGGCCCCTTTGAATGGCTGGCCGGCCTCTTTGCCTTCCATGAGGACGCCGCCTTCGATTACAGCTATAAAATCCTATCCGCCGGCATGGTGTACATGAACCCGGTGACCGATGTGGAAACCCAAGGGGCGGCCGTCTTCGGCCAGGGCAGTTATACAGTGTTCGACAGGCTGCGCCTCACCGCAGGGCTGCGGCTGGACCGGCATACCAGCCAGGGGGACCTCAGGGACACGGCCCAGGGCAAGGCCTATGGCGGCGACTTGAGCCACACGGAACTTTTGCCCAAATTTTCCGTAGACTATGATTTCTCCGACCATGTCATGGCCTATACCTCCGCTGCCAAGGGATACATGCCCGGCGGCTTCAACTGGGGCAACACCGGCACCCGGGAAACCTTCGAATACGGGCCGGAATACACCTGGAACTATGAAATGGGCATCAAGTCCACCTGGCTGGACAACCGGCTCATGGTCAATATGTCGGCCTTTTACATCAAAATGGAGGACAAGCAGGTCTCCCAGCTCCACCCCACCCTGGCCGTCCTCACCATTTCCAACGCGGCCGAGGCCCACTCCAAAGGGGTGGAGCTCCAGGTTGAAGCCCGTCCCTGCCAGGGGCTGGACCTCTTTGCAGGACTGGGGGTAAACAAGGCGGTGTACGATGATTTCACCGCCGTGGTCAAACAGGGTGCCAGCCTGGTGGAAAAAGACTACTCGGGCAATTACCTGACCTACGCCCCCAAGTACACCTACAACCTGGGCATCCAATACCGCTCGCCCTCAGGGCTCTTCGGCCGGGCCGACCTCCTGGGCACCGGCCCCTTCTACGGGGATGCCGCCAACAGCGCCCGGCAGGACGCCTATGAAATCCTTAACCTGAGGCTGGGATATGAATGGGATAATTTTGAATTCACCCTCTGGGGCAAAAACATCCTTGACCGTGAATACGAAACCTTTGTCGCCCCCTTCCTGAACTCGGTCATCGGCATCGACGGCCCCGCCCGCAGCATCGGCGCCACCCTCACCTACAGCTTCTAA
- a CDS encoding formylmethanofuran dehydrogenase: MEPERMNRLKENPRADFNRAVGEKDAACCLVKTAEIHGHYCPGSAFGVMAALTGLAALGAGTSRGMEDLMAVVEINACFADGIQAVSGCTLGNNGLVFQDLGKMAVSFGRRSADTGVRVRVKGHVRDHVDRVMPEFFPLMEKVIRDRAGTPEEEKAFREMGKAAAFKLIQQPFDTFFHTEPIDPDLPPYAPIVPSLVCPGCRETVMASKTVQEGPKKGYCLACAGAPRHWVDGRGIL, translated from the coding sequence ATGGAACCAGAGAGAATGAACCGGCTGAAGGAAAACCCCAGGGCCGATTTCAACCGGGCCGTGGGGGAAAAGGATGCGGCCTGCTGTCTGGTCAAGACCGCTGAAATCCACGGCCACTACTGCCCGGGCAGCGCCTTCGGCGTCATGGCCGCCCTGACGGGGCTGGCGGCCCTGGGCGCCGGCACCTCCCGGGGCATGGAAGACCTCATGGCCGTGGTGGAAATCAACGCCTGCTTTGCCGACGGGATCCAGGCCGTATCCGGGTGCACCCTGGGCAATAACGGTCTGGTCTTCCAGGACCTGGGAAAAATGGCCGTGAGCTTTGGCCGGCGCAGCGCCGACACAGGGGTGAGGGTGAGGGTCAAAGGCCATGTCCGGGACCATGTGGACCGGGTGATGCCGGAATTTTTCCCCCTGATGGAAAAGGTGATCCGGGACCGGGCCGGCACCCCCGAAGAGGAAAAGGCATTCCGGGAGATGGGAAAAGCGGCGGCCTTTAAACTGATCCAACAGCCCTTTGACACCTTTTTTCACACCGAGCCCATTGACCCGGACCTCCCCCCCTACGCCCCCATCGTGCCCAGCCTTGTCTGCCCCGGCTGCAGGGAAACGGTGATGGCCAGCAAAACCGTCCAGGAAGGGCCGAAAAAAGGATACTGCCTCGCCTGCGCAGGCGCCCCCCGCCACTGGGTGGACGGCCGGGGCATCCTCTAA
- the tsaA gene encoding tRNA (N6-threonylcarbamoyladenosine(37)-N6)-methyltransferase TrmO codes for MNSQQTISLCPVGLIHSKIKTPFLKPGPKGIKSERDPREVKAHLKELKETVSRIEIRPELSGILDGIRDYSHLVILYWAHRVPEASRSITRVHPMGRKENPEVGIFGTGSPVRPNPILTTVVKLVDREENTLSVTGLDAVDQSPVLDIKPYVRAFYPEGETRIPDWMARIIEEVNP; via the coding sequence ATGAACAGCCAGCAAACCATCAGCCTTTGTCCTGTGGGCCTGATCCACAGCAAAATCAAAACCCCCTTTTTAAAACCCGGCCCCAAGGGCATAAAATCCGAAAGGGATCCCCGGGAGGTAAAGGCCCATCTCAAGGAACTCAAGGAGACCGTCTCCCGGATCGAAATCCGGCCTGAACTTTCCGGCATCCTCGACGGCATCCGGGACTATTCCCACCTGGTCATCCTCTACTGGGCCCACCGGGTGCCCGAGGCCAGCCGGTCCATCACCCGGGTCCACCCCATGGGCCGAAAAGAGAATCCCGAGGTGGGTATCTTCGGCACGGGCAGCCCGGTCCGGCCCAACCCCATCCTCACCACCGTGGTCAAACTGGTGGACCGGGAGGAGAATACCCTTTCGGTGACGGGGCTGGACGCCGTGGACCAGAGCCCGGTCCTGGACATCAAACCCTATGTCAGGGCCTTTTACCCCGAGGGAGAGACAAGAATACCGGACTGGATGGCCCGGATCATCGAAGAGGTAAATCCATAA